Sequence from the Chitinophagales bacterium genome:
CCCCTTGGCACTCAGGCGCGCCTTCTGAGAGTATTGGAATCTCAGGAATATATACGGGTTGGATCATCTAAAATTCAAAAAACAGATGTAAGAGTTATTGGCGCAACCAATGTTAATTTGCTTGATCGCATTCATCAGGGCCGATTTCGGGAAGATCTTTACTACAGGCTGAATACTGTGCCTATTACAGTCCCGCCTTTAAGAGAACGTAAAGAAGACATTCCCCTTCTCTTCAGAAGATTTTCTATCGACTTTGCAGAAAAATACAGAACTACACCCATTCAGCTCGATGAGGAAGCTAAAATCTTACTGGTTAATTACAGCTGGCCCGGCAATGTTCGTGAATTAAAAAATATGGCCGAACAAGTTTCTGTTCTGGCAAAAAATAAACTGGTTACGGCAGATGAATTAATCACTTTTGTTCCCAATTCAAAACAATCTAACCTGCCAATGATAGCAGGTATTAATGGTGCTGAAATTTCAGAAAGGGAAATTTTATACAAGGTGCTTTTTGATATGAGGAACGATATAAACGATTTGAAAAAGATTGTATATGGATTAATTCCCGGTGAACAGTTGCAACACACTACCTCTATAAAATCTTCTGATGGTTATCCTGAATCGCGAAACTATCTGCCTGATCAGCCCATTGTAATCGATACCAAGAATACTACACCAATAGAAGTGGAGGAATCTTTATCTATTTCCGATAAAGAAAAAGAACTGATTCAGCGGGCTTTAAAAAAACACCGGAGCAAGCGAAAAGATGCAGCCAGGGATCTCGGTATTTCCGAAAGGACCCTTTACAGAAAAATTAAAGAATATAAAATAGCAGAATAACTAAATGGCGAATGAGTACTGTTGATGATCAGATTGATAATATTTAGTTTAAATTATGGTTTAGTTTATGAGATAAATCGAAATGAAATTTATAAAATATTGCTTTCTTATTATTACTTTTTGTGCATGTACCAGCTGCGGTGTATATTCTCTTACCGGTGCCTCTATTGATCCGGATGTAAAAACATTTACGGTTCATTATATAGCAAACCAGGCACAGATTGTAATCCCTACTTTAAGTCAGTCTTTTACTGAAGCACTAAAAAATAAACTGTCAACAGGAACCAATTTAAAAATGGTGGAGAGCAGCGGAGATCTTGAGTTTCAGGGTGCTATTACTCAATACAATATCTCGCCAGCTGCAGCTGTAGCCAATGAAACGGCTGCGCTTAACCGGATCACGATATCAGTAAGTATTGAATTTATTAACCATAAAAATGAAAAACAATCATGGACATCAACGTTTTCTCGATATGCTGATTATAGCAGCAGCCAGGACCTTGCTTCTGTGCAGGTGCAACTGATTGATGATATTAATAGTCAGTTGGTAGACGATATCTTTAACAAGGCTGTCGTAAACTGGTAATATGGATGCAACCATGCTGCTTTCCCTTTTAAAAGATCCATCGGTGCTTAAAAGTACAGATGTAAAGGCTTTGGAAGAGCTGGTAATCCAATTTCCCTATTTTCAAACTGCGCACTTACTGCTGCTTAAAAAATATCAAATTGAAAATCATCCGGATTTTGAAAAACAGCTGAATATAACTGCTTTATATGCTGTTGAC
This genomic interval carries:
- a CDS encoding sigma-54-dependent Fis family transcriptional regulator; translated protein: MELQSIKQRFGIIGNSEGLHHALTVAIQVAPTDLTVLINGESGVGKEIFSTIIHQLSPRKHNPFIAVNCGAIPEGTIDSELFGHEKGSFTGAHEARKGYFETVNGGTIFLDEAGELPLGTQARLLRVLESQEYIRVGSSKIQKTDVRVIGATNVNLLDRIHQGRFREDLYYRLNTVPITVPPLRERKEDIPLLFRRFSIDFAEKYRTTPIQLDEEAKILLVNYSWPGNVRELKNMAEQVSVLAKNKLVTADELITFVPNSKQSNLPMIAGINGAEISEREILYKVLFDMRNDINDLKKIVYGLIPGEQLQHTTSIKSSDGYPESRNYLPDQPIVIDTKNTTPIEVEESLSISDKEKELIQRALKKHRSKRKDAARDLGISERTLYRKIKEYKIAE
- a CDS encoding LptE family protein, whose amino-acid sequence is MKFIKYCFLIITFCACTSCGVYSLTGASIDPDVKTFTVHYIANQAQIVIPTLSQSFTEALKNKLSTGTNLKMVESSGDLEFQGAITQYNISPAAAVANETAALNRITISVSIEFINHKNEKQSWTSTFSRYADYSSSQDLASVQVQLIDDINSQLVDDIFNKAVVNW